The proteins below are encoded in one region of Hordeum vulgare subsp. vulgare chromosome 3H, MorexV3_pseudomolecules_assembly, whole genome shotgun sequence:
- the LOC123443063 gene encoding acetylajmalan esterase-like — MAAASSRANFLLTLVLLQALWDSAAPACSIDAIYSFGDSIADTGNLLREGPVGFFSSIGSYPYGQTYRKPTGRCSDGLLIIDYFAMALNLPLVNPYLDKSADFSGGVNFAVAGATALDRTYLLQNAIIMPPGNTPLSSQLDWFKSHLNETCQEDCAKKLAGALFLVGEIGGNDYNYAFFQKRSIEAVKAYVPLVVKSIMDVAKEVIELGATQIIIPGNFPIGCSPSYLSLFSVAGSTDHDERGCLNSYNAFAAYHNEQLQAAIVNLRKVNSDVSIVYADYYGAFLHLLDHASVLGFDEGSLLKACCGAGGEYNFDMDMMCGGLGANTCADPARHVSWDGIHLTQQAYRAMALSILMEGFSQPAESVQAIWSC, encoded by the exons ATGGCAGCTGCATCTTCTCGTGCCAACTTCCTCCTGACCTTGGTCCTGCTGCAGGCTCTGTGGGACTCGGCCGCGCCGGCCTGCTCCATCGACGCCATCTACAGCTTCGGGGACTCCATCGCCGACACCGGCAACCTCCTGCGAGAGGGCCCCGTGGGCTTCTTCTCCTCCATCGGCAGCTACCCCTACGGCCAGACGTACCGGAAGCCCACCGGCCGCTGCTCCGACGGCCTCCTCATCATCGACTACTTCG CGATGGCGCTTAACCTGCCGCTGGTCAACCCGTACCTGGACAAGAGCGCAGACTTCAGCGGCGGCGTCAACTTCGCGGTGGCCGGCGCGACGGCGCTGGACCGCACGTACCTCCTGCAGAACGCGATTATCATGCCGCCGGGGAACACGCCGCTCAGCTCCCAGCTCGACTGGTTCAAGTCGCACCTCAACGAGACGTGCCAGGAAG ATTGTGCGAAGAAGCTGGCCGGGGCCTTGTTCTTGGTCGGGGAGATCGGCGGGAACGACTACAACTACGCGTTCTTTCAGAAGAGGTCCATTGAGGCCGTCAAGGCGTACGTGCCACTGgtcgtgaagagcatcatggacgtCGCAAAG GAGGTGATCGAGCTGGGGGCGACCCAGATCATCATCCCGGGGAACTTCCCGATCGGGTGCTCGCCgagctacctctccctcttctccgTCGCCGGCTCCACGGACCACGACGAGCGGGGCTGCCTCAACAGCTACAACGCCTTCGCCGCCTACCACAACGAGCAACTCCAGGCGGCCATCGTCAACCTCCGGAAGGTCAACTCCGACGTCTCCATCGTCTACGCCGACTACTACGGCGCCTTcctccacctcctcgaccacgcCTCCGTCCTAG GGTTCGACGAGGGGTCGCTGCTCAAGGCGTGCTGCGGCGCGGGCGGGGAGTACAACTTCGACATGGACATGATGTGCGGCGGGCTGGGGGCGAACACCTGCGCGGACCCGGCCCGTCACGTGAGCTGGGACGGCATCCACCTCACCCAGCAGGCCTACAGGGCCATGGCGCTGTCGATCCTCATGGAAGGCTTCAGCCAGCCTGCCGAAAGCGTGCAGGCCATATGGAGCTGCTGA